In a genomic window of Oceanibaculum indicum P24:
- a CDS encoding GIY-YIG nuclease family protein, with protein MGVLSGVVDGCREACGHAPPLDARVKPGHDKERSSDDAGGTMAYYVYILASGRNGTLYVGVTGNLPRRIYEHREELVPGFTKQYGVKRLVYAEAHEDVRIALQREKNLKHWSRAWKLALIEAGNPSWRDLF; from the coding sequence ATGGGCGTCCTTTCGGGAGTAGTCGATGGTTGCCGCGAGGCTTGCGGCCATGCACCGCCCCTGGATGCCCGGGTCAAGCCCGGGCATGACAAAGAAAGAAGTTCGGATGATGCTGGCGGGACGATGGCTTATTACGTCTACATCCTCGCCAGCGGTCGTAACGGCACGCTCTATGTCGGCGTGACCGGCAATCTTCCGCGACGAATTTATGAGCATCGCGAAGAACTGGTGCCGGGCTTCACGAAACAGTATGGCGTGAAGCGGTTGGTCTATGCCGAGGCGCACGAAGATGTCCGCATCGCCTTGCAGCGCGAGAAGAATTTGAAGCACTGGTCACGTGCCTGGAAGCTTGCCCTGATAGAGGCGGGCAATCCCAGCTGGCGTGATC
- a CDS encoding DUF4055 domain-containing protein, with amino-acid sequence MPITDPHPEHLAAAPLWARMRDCAAGEDAVKARRLEYLPRPGGQSERAYRAYLARAVWYGATERTLNGLAGAIFRHPPVVEAPDTLARQLDSIAADGGPFEGLAQSVTREALLAGRAGLLADRPAEAEGDPYLALYPAEAILNWESAPLAGRQRLTRLVLREDMERCRELLLDATGQYRVRLWRRKSRQAGAYEIAQEHRPTRAGQPLDAIPFTFVGARSLSPAVEKPPLADLAGMNLAHYRNSADYEQSLFLTGQPTPWIAGRLEARERPTSIGSGTIWHLPEGCSVGMLEFTGAGLEALRQAMLDKEARMVQLGARLLEAPKRAAETAEAVRLRGEAEASSLSILAETVGRGLTQALRRLAWWQGLDPESVTIRLNRDFVEARLAAPEILALVESWQRGAISRHTLYDNLRAGEVLPPGRDFAEEESLIAAETA; translated from the coding sequence ATGCCGATCACCGATCCGCATCCCGAGCATCTGGCCGCCGCGCCGCTGTGGGCGCGGATGCGCGACTGCGCCGCCGGCGAGGACGCGGTGAAGGCCAGGCGGCTGGAATATCTGCCGCGCCCCGGCGGGCAGAGCGAGCGCGCCTACCGCGCCTATCTCGCCCGCGCCGTCTGGTATGGCGCGACCGAGCGCACGCTGAACGGGCTGGCCGGCGCCATCTTCCGGCACCCGCCGGTGGTCGAGGCGCCGGACACGCTGGCGCGGCAGCTCGACAGCATCGCCGCCGATGGCGGCCCGTTCGAGGGGCTGGCGCAATCGGTCACGCGCGAGGCGCTGCTGGCCGGCCGCGCCGGGCTGCTGGCCGACCGTCCTGCGGAGGCCGAGGGCGATCCCTATCTGGCGCTCTATCCGGCGGAAGCGATCCTGAACTGGGAAAGTGCGCCGCTGGCCGGCCGCCAGCGCCTGACGCGGCTGGTGCTGCGCGAGGATATGGAGCGCTGCCGCGAGCTGCTGCTGGACGCCACCGGCCAATACCGCGTGCGGCTGTGGCGGCGCAAATCGCGGCAGGCGGGCGCCTACGAGATCGCGCAAGAACACCGCCCGACCCGCGCCGGCCAACCGCTCGATGCCATCCCCTTTACCTTTGTGGGCGCGCGCAGCCTGTCGCCTGCTGTCGAGAAGCCGCCGCTGGCCGACCTCGCCGGCATGAACCTCGCGCATTACCGCAATTCAGCCGATTACGAGCAGTCGCTGTTCCTCACCGGCCAACCCACCCCCTGGATCGCCGGACGGCTGGAGGCGCGCGAGCGCCCCACATCCATCGGCAGCGGCACGATCTGGCACCTGCCGGAGGGCTGCAGCGTCGGCATGCTGGAATTCACCGGCGCCGGACTGGAGGCGCTGCGCCAGGCGATGCTGGACAAGGAGGCGCGCATGGTGCAACTGGGCGCGCGTCTGCTGGAGGCGCCGAAGCGCGCCGCCGAGACGGCAGAAGCGGTACGGCTGCGCGGCGAGGCGGAGGCGTCCTCCCTGTCGATCCTGGCCGAGACGGTCGGGCGCGGCCTGACCCAGGCGCTGCGCCGTCTCGCCTGGTGGCAGGGGCTGGACCCGGAGTCCGTGACCATCCGGCTGAACCGCGATTTCGTCGAGGCACGGCTGGCCGCTCCCGAGATTCTGGCGCTGGTCGAGAGCTGGCAGAGGGGCGCGATCAGCCGGCACACGCTCTATGACAATCTGCGCGCAGGCGAGGTGCTGCCACCCGGCCGCGACTTCGCCGAGGAAGAATCGCTGATCGCCGCCGAAACCGCATAG